A window of Streptomyces sp. NBC_01224 genomic DNA:
GGACCGATGGCCCCAGGTGGTGAGGACCGAGCGGGCGTCGAATTCCGCGGCGGACCGCTCGGCATCGGTGCCGCCCCAGGACTTGGCGTCTTTGAGCCAGGGCCCGAGCATGAACCGGCGATCGGTGGCCAGCAGCCGGTCGAGCAGGGCGAGGTCCTGCTTCCACTCCGTGGTTCGCTGCCGGTACAGGGCGAGGTCCTTTCCCTCGTACGCGGACTTGATCTGCGGTAGCAGCGTACGGCTGCGGTTGGCCAGGGCCTGTCGGGCCACATCCACCACATCGAAGCGGTACGCATCCGACTTCCGCAGATCGGGGGCGACTTGGAGCAGCTCTGTGAGTGCCTGCTGCACCGTCGACGCGTCGTATCGCATGGACGACGGGCTCCAGCTGGCCGCTGTGCCGACGGTCAGCCCGGGGCGTGCGGTGAAGAGGCTGTCCTGGGACTCGCTCCAGGTGCCGGACGGCGTGCTGTAGGGGCCGGTCCGGAGCAGTTCCCACGCCTTGGCGGCGTGCGGGTCGGTGCCGCCGTAACGGCGTTCGGCGTAGTCGGCGAACCAGGCCGAGTGGTCCAACGGCACGGTGCGCCAGGCGAGTTCGGTGAAGAGTTCGTACGCGACAGGGTTGCCGCCGGTGCCTTCCGGCAGGTACGCGATTCCCTGGAGCGCGCTGTTCGGCTTCTTACGCCACTCGTTGAACCGGGCTGTCCAGACAGCGGTGTTGGCCCCGATCGTGGTGTGGCCGCCGAAGTTGGGGATGGTCCCGAAGGCATAGGGGGCGCCGTGCCAGGCGGCCTCGCGGTCCAGGCCGTTGTAGCGGTCTGCGAGTCCGTCGACGATGAAGAGCCTGCTCTTGTCGACCGCGTCGATGAGCTGCGTGGAGGGGTTGTTCTGCCAGCCGAGCAGGACCCAGGTGGCACCCGGGTGCGCGGTCTGCAGGGCATTCATGACCGCCTTGGCCGCGTCCCCGATGGGCACGTCGCCCGGCCTGCCGCCTTCGTGCAGCAGATCCATCTTGTACATGGCGGAGTCGCCGAACAGCTTGCGCTGGTGACGATAGAAGGCCTCCGCGACCTTCGGGAACATCTCGCTGCGCGGGTCCAGCCAGTCCGGCCGTTCGAAACCGACCCAGCCGCCCTGCGGGACCACGGGGCCGGTGGGGTTGCGGTCCGTGAACCCGGGCGGAACCGTGCCGTAATAACCCGGCAGGACCGGCGTCATGCCGAGTCGGCGCAGCCGGTCGGCGATCCTGCGGCCGAGCGCGGCGCGCTGATCCAGCAGCTTCTCGGTGACCGGGCCGCCGAACCCGGACATGTTCTGCATCAGCCACCACGGCTGGTGCGCCGGGCCCGGAATCCAGGACGTGAGCTCCTTCTTCGCGTACCCGAACTCCTGGAAGGTGTCGTAGTACACGGCGTCCGCGCCCATCTGTACGAACACCTCGTTGACCCCGTGCAGCGCGAGGACATCGATCTGCTTCTCGTACGAAGCCCAGTTCCGGTACGCGCCGGAGTAGCCGTCGTCCGTGTCGTTGAGGGCGAACCGGTGCGGTACCGAGGCGTCCTGGCGGACCGTGCCGACGGGTGCCGGGAGCTTCTTCGGGAGCTTCGACGTGCTGTCGCCCGGCCAGCCGATGTCCACCTCGGCCGTGTACTTGAGGTACCAGTTGACGCCGCTGAGGAGCACGGCGGGGCTGGTGCCCTGGATGCGCACATGACCCGTGGTCCCGGAGACGGCGAAGTAGTCACCGGATGCGGGACGGCTCACCGGCACGAGGTCGAACTGCCCGGCGTGTCGGGGGAGGAGGCGGCGCAGTGCTGCCTCCGCCGGTCCGGCGGCGAAGGCGGGCCTGTCGCTGGGGGCGGCTTCTGCGGGAGCGGCAGGAGTGCTCAGCACCGTGGCCAGCACAGCGAGGGCGGCAGTGCAGGCGACGATCCAGGATCTGAGGCTTCTCAAGGTTTGACCTCGTCCGATGAAGGGATGCGGGGGCTTGCCGAGGACATGGTGCGGACGCGCATCAGACTTACTAACGGAGCATTCGTTAATATGAGCGGGGTGTGCCGCGGTCGTCAAGAGCGCCGACAGCCCGGGTTCTCGAAGCGCTGGGTACAGTGCCGACAGCACGGTCGGGCAAGGGAGTTGACGCACATGCCAGTCCGGAAAGCAGCGGCCACCGGGCCGCACGTCCTGCGCCGGATGAATGTAGCCGCGGTGCTGGCCGCACTGCGGGAGGGGGACACCCCCACCGCCCGCGTCACCGACCTCGCATCGCTCACGGGACTGTCACGGCCCGCGGTGACCAGGGCCCTGACCGAGCTGAGGGACTGCGGCCTGGTGGAGTTCACCGCGGGTGCCGGACCGCAGCAGCTCGGCCGTCCCGCCCAGTACGCCAGGTTCCGTGCCGAGTCGGGACATGTCGCCGGGGTCGACATCGGTCCGCACAAGGTGCTGGTGGTGATCGCGGACCTGGCAGGTCAGGTGCTGGCCACCCATCGTGCGGCCGTGGACAGGGGAGTGGCCGGGCCACAGCTCTTCGCCACCGTCCGCGCCGCACTGACGGCGGCAGTGGCCGAGGCGGGCGTGCCGTTGTCGAGCCTGTGGGCGGTGAGTGCGGGCACTCCGGGCATCGTCGACCGCGAGCGGGGCGAGGTGCTGCTCGCTCCCAGCATTCCCGACTGGGCCGGGCTGCCCGCCGTTTCGCTGCTGCGCGACTGGCTGCACTGCCCGGTGTCCATCGACAACGACGTCAACCTCGCGGTGCTCGCCGAGCGTTGGCGCGGAGCCGCGGTCCCCGCCGGAGCGGGCAGTGGCGTCGACGCCGGTGTGGGTACCGACTGCCTGGTCTTCGTTCAGTGGGGGCGGCGTATCGGCACCGGCATCGTCATCAACGGCAGGCCCTACCGGGGCAATTCGGCCGCCGCCGGTGAGCTGGGCTTCGTCGACCTCGTCGGTGATCCCGACACCCGTCCCGGACCGCGCCCGGCCGACGGCATGGGGCCGTTCGAGCGGCTGGTCGGCGCCGAGGCCATTCACCGGCTGGCCCTGGAGGCCGGCGCTCCCGTGGGCGACGCCCATGACATCGCACCGCTCTTCGCGGCGGTGGAAGCGGGCGACCGGGCCGCCGTCGAGGTGGTGGAGCGCGTGGCCGCCCGGTTCGCCCGAGGACTCGCCGTACTTCTCCTCGTCCTCGATCCGGGCAGGGTCGTCATCGGCGGTGGGGTGTCGCGAGCGGGGGACACCCTGCTGGGCCCCGTGCGCAGGCATCTGCGATCGCACACCCTGGTGCCGGTCGAGCTGAACGCATCGGTGCTCGGCGAACGAGCCGTTGCGATGGGTGCGGTGCGCCATGCCCTGGACGTTGCTGAAGAACGCGTGACGACAACACACCAAGGCCACACGTAGCAGCGAGGGGGCGGACCCGTCCCAACAGCCGGTTTCACCCGGACGGTCGGCCTGCGTCACCCCGCTGCTGTCCGGGCGGCGCCATCACTGGCCGACACCGGAAACGCTGAGTCCGTCGTGCCTCTCATGGCGCGCCTGGACTGGCCGCCGCCGGTGCCGCTCGTTGCTGGGAGACCGTGATGGATCTGCACCTGACAGACAAAGTGGCCGTGGTCACCGGCGCCGGCAGGGGCATCGGCCTTGCCGTGACACAGGCGCTCGCCAACGAGGGCGCGCGTATGGTCGCCGCCTCCCGCACCCCACCGAACCCCTGTCCGAGCCGGCGGCGCGCAAAGACGTCCACTTCGTGCAGGTGGACCTCATCGACGGAGGACTGATCACGACCTCGTGACGGAAGTTCCCGGCCCGGTACGAGGGGCCCTGCCCACGACCCTCGACGCGGGATGAGCGTCGAAAATAGCGAGGCTCAGCCACAGAAGAATGCGCTTTTGTGACTCCTCGTGCAGGCCGCAGGATGGCGGAGAACCGGCCTACGGGGGAGGAACCATGTCGTCAGCCATTGAAACGGGTCTGCTGCCCTTCACTTCCGAGATCAGCCCGGAAGGGCTCGCCGTCGGAGGCGTCCTGCTCACCGAACTGGCACAGCGTTTGGGAACACCGCTCTTCGTGTACGACGAGGAGCACCTGCGCCGACGCTGCCGGGAGGCGGTCGCGGCCTTCGGCCAGGACAACGTCGCCTACGCCTCCAAGGCGTTCCTGTGCACGGCCATGGCCCGACTGGCCCATGAGGAGGGGCTGTTGCTCGATGTCGCCTCCGGCGGCGAGCTGCGGGTGGCGCTGCACGCGGGTGTTCCGGCCGGACGGATCGTGCTGCACGGCAACAACAAGGACGAGGCGGAGCTGCGCACGGCCATGTCAGCCGGGGTGCGGCACGTGGTGGTCGACAGCTTCGACGAGATGGACCGCATCGAGCTCCTGCACGCCGAGGAACAACTGCCACCCGCCCGGGTCCAGTTGCGGGTGGCGCCCGGTGTCGCCGCAGGCGCACACGAGGCGATCCGGACCGGTGGCAACGACTCGAAGTTCGGCTTCGGCCTCGTCGGCGGAACCGCCGCGGCCGCCGTGCGGCGGGCCGTCGGCTCCCCGGCCATGATCCTGGAGGGCGTCCACGCGCATGT
This region includes:
- a CDS encoding alpha-N-acetylglucosaminidase, producing MRSLRSWIVACTAALAVLATVLSTPAAPAEAAPSDRPAFAAGPAEAALRRLLPRHAGQFDLVPVSRPASGDYFAVSGTTGHVRIQGTSPAVLLSGVNWYLKYTAEVDIGWPGDSTSKLPKKLPAPVGTVRQDASVPHRFALNDTDDGYSGAYRNWASYEKQIDVLALHGVNEVFVQMGADAVYYDTFQEFGYAKKELTSWIPGPAHQPWWLMQNMSGFGGPVTEKLLDQRAALGRRIADRLRRLGMTPVLPGYYGTVPPGFTDRNPTGPVVPQGGWVGFERPDWLDPRSEMFPKVAEAFYRHQRKLFGDSAMYKMDLLHEGGRPGDVPIGDAAKAVMNALQTAHPGATWVLLGWQNNPSTQLIDAVDKSRLFIVDGLADRYNGLDREAAWHGAPYAFGTIPNFGGHTTIGANTAVWTARFNEWRKKPNSALQGIAYLPEGTGGNPVAYELFTELAWRTVPLDHSAWFADYAERRYGGTDPHAAKAWELLRTGPYSTPSGTWSESQDSLFTARPGLTVGTAASWSPSSMRYDASTVQQALTELLQVAPDLRKSDAYRFDVVDVARQALANRSRTLLPQIKSAYEGKDLALYRQRTTEWKQDLALLDRLLATDRRFMLGPWLKDAKSWGGTDAERSAAEFDARSVLTTWGHRSGSESGGLRDYANREWSGLVSDFYAKRWTLYLDSLDTALVTGQPPAAIDWFERDNAWNLELKSYPVKPTGDPVALAETVRASLLAPVAPTAGD
- a CDS encoding SDR family NAD(P)-dependent oxidoreductase, which translates into the protein MDLHLTDKVAVVTGAGRGIGLAVTQALANEGARMVAASRTPPNPCPSRRRAKTSTSCRWTSSTED
- a CDS encoding ROK family transcriptional regulator, with the translated sequence MPVRKAAATGPHVLRRMNVAAVLAALREGDTPTARVTDLASLTGLSRPAVTRALTELRDCGLVEFTAGAGPQQLGRPAQYARFRAESGHVAGVDIGPHKVLVVIADLAGQVLATHRAAVDRGVAGPQLFATVRAALTAAVAEAGVPLSSLWAVSAGTPGIVDRERGEVLLAPSIPDWAGLPAVSLLRDWLHCPVSIDNDVNLAVLAERWRGAAVPAGAGSGVDAGVGTDCLVFVQWGRRIGTGIVINGRPYRGNSAAAGELGFVDLVGDPDTRPGPRPADGMGPFERLVGAEAIHRLALEAGAPVGDAHDIAPLFAAVEAGDRAAVEVVERVAARFARGLAVLLLVLDPGRVVIGGGVSRAGDTLLGPVRRHLRSHTLVPVELNASVLGERAVAMGAVRHALDVAEERVTTTHQGHT